ttcagatggtgcgaggcgagctttcagaagctcaagtcggccttgactacaacaccgattttagtgttgccttccagttcagggatatatactatgtattatgACGCTTCATTTATTGGCtcgggttgtgtactgatgcaggaggggcgagttattgcatatgtttcatgtcagttgaagccccacgagaagaattaccccatgcatgatttggagttggatgCAATAGTTCATGCTTttaagatctagaggcattatctttatgggatgtcctgtgaggtttacaccgatcatcgtaacttgtagcatttgttcaagcagagggatcttaatttgagatagcgcatgtggcttgagttactaaaggactatgatattaccattctttattATCCCGGCAAGGCAAAcgtggtcgcggatgccttgagcaaaaaggacgagagtatgggtagtttggaatTCATTCTGAAAAAGGAGAGACCTTTGGTTTGGggcattcagtccttagctaacagacttgtaaggttggatattttagagcccagtcggATTCTTGCATATGTcgtggctcagtcttcattacttaagcagatcaaggctcgtaagtacgatgatccacacttgttggttctcagagagacggtactaaagggtggtgccaaggaggttgttattggtgaggatggtgttctgcagctccagggtcgcctatgtgttcctaatattgatggcttgaggatgaagattctagaggaggcacacagttctcgatattctattcatctaggggctacgaagatgtatcgcgacctgaggcaacattattggtggcggcataTGAAGAAGGACAAAGTCGAGTATGTGGCGAGGTGTCTAAactactagcaggtcaagtattaGCACcggaggccaggtggcctactccagcagatggttatactagAATAGAAGTGGGAGCACATCATTATGGACTTCGTGGTTGGGTTACCGCAgacgttgaggaagtttgatgccgtttgtgtcattatcgacaggttgaccaagtcggcacattttattctagtgttgactacttactcttcagagatgTTGGCCGAGATTTACATTCAATAGATTGTCTGGTTGCATGGTGTgcttgtttccatcatatcagatagaggccctcactTTACTTCGCATTTTTGGAGGGCAATACATAGTGAGTTGGGTACAtaagtagagctcagcacaacttttcatccgcagactgtcgggcagtcggagcggaagGTTCAGATTCTAGAAGATATGCGCAAAGCATGTGTCATTGAGTTCGGATGTCAGTGGGATAGATTTTTTCCCTTGGCCGAGTTTgtttacaacaacaattatcagtccagcatcaagatggctccattttaggctttatatggtctacgatgtcgttctcccatcgaaTGGTTTGAGCCCAGCGAGGCTAGGTGATACgatactgatttagtgaaggatgccttggaaaaggtaaatttgatttaggagcgacttcgcaccgcacaatccagacagaagtGTTACGCGGATCAAAAaacacgtgatttatcatttatggtgggcgagaaggatGTCTTAAAGGTTTTGTTGATGATGGAAATCATTAGGTTCGGGAAGAACGACAAGCTGAGCCCAaagtttattggcccatttgaggtgatGCAGCGAGTTGGGGATGTTGCTTATGAGTTTTCTTTGTCTCCTAGTTTATCAAGAGTTCATCCGGTCTTTCATGTGTTTATGCTCTGGAGGTATCATGACGATAGGTCGCACATTCTATAttacagcacggttcagttagataagagcttgggttatgaagaggagctagttgccattattgacaggcaggttcgccagtcGAGGCCTAAGAAGATTGTTGTGATGAAGGTcgagtggaggggtcaaccagtcgaggaagcgacttgggaggccgaggaggacatgaggAGAAGATATCCGCACCatttcagcactccaggtatgattctagacccgttcgaggatgaacgtttgtgtaagaggtggagaatgcaacgacctgaccagtcattttactttctagagcCCCGcttccctaattaagactccccatatgtgattttactattttatgacttgcgaggacggttggtttaggtttggaaggggtttgggttgaaatcggaacacttagttccttaatagtagcctataatggttaagtttgacttgagtcaacgttttgaataaatgacctcagaaccggtatttgatggtcccaatagatttgtatgatgattttggaaatgagcatgtgttcggatcgggtttcggatgacccgggagtgtttcagtGCTTAATATTGAATgatggcgcattgaaggttttccaaGTTTTTTAAGTTTGGTTTAGAGTAGGCTTTAATGTTATTGAGGTCcattgggattccgagcctaagaatagttctgtatggtgatttaagacttgcacgcaaaatttggcgtcattcagagttgatttgataggaatcggacgcgcggaTATGTTTTTAGAAATTTTTGAGTTTTATGTCAAATTCATACATTTTGGCATCCAAATTCGTAATTCTAGATGTTGTTTTGGTGTTTCGACCATGCGAGCGTGTCCGTATTATATTGTTGGATGTGTGactgtgattggatggggtcccggggcccCGGATGCGAAACGGATTGGAATCAGACTCGGATTTGGACATAAGGGG
This region of Nicotiana tomentosiformis chromosome 4, ASM39032v3, whole genome shotgun sequence genomic DNA includes:
- the LOC138910065 gene encoding uncharacterized protein yields the protein MVGEKDVLKVLLMMEIIRFGKNDKLSPKFIGPFEVMQRVGDVAYEFSLSPSLSRVHPVFHVFMLWRYHDDRSHILYYSTVQLDKSLGYEEELVAIIDRQVRQSRPKKIVVMKVEWRGQPVEEATWEAEEDMRRRYPHHFSTPVPLTELLKKFMPWDWGPRRAEAFNALKMAISSSPVLALPKLAKPFEVQTNVSDYALGGVLLQEEHPMAYESRKLKDAERRYAAHEKDYCLSSTAYAFGGTIYWESRS